One segment of Theobroma cacao cultivar B97-61/B2 chromosome 9, Criollo_cocoa_genome_V2, whole genome shotgun sequence DNA contains the following:
- the LOC18589033 gene encoding heptahelical transmembrane protein 2 isoform X1 — MQNHHHQHRNRKVAAVKNDDKKLERVDSAEYDKEEKKRKLMKYEDLPEYLKDNEFILDHYRCEWPLKDILLSLFSLHNETLNIWTHFGGFLIFVGLTVMSSMEEFGVGGLITSFSRAQVSGPLMMMMMKNDVNVSDNNHSSITPDSHLRHIPQPSMYELQKEDKYDSIPKWPWFVFLSGTMGCLVCSSVSHLFACHSRRFNLFFWRLDYAGISLMIVCSFFAPIYYAFFCHTYSRLFYLTSITVLGILAIITLLAPALSAPRFRSFRATLFLTMGFSGVIPAAHAVALHWGHPHIFVSLGYELAMAFLYAAGAAVYTSRIPERWKPGAFDIAGHSHQIFHVFVVLGALAHGAATLVIMDFRRETATCGY, encoded by the exons AtgcaaaatcatcatcatcaacatcgTAATCGAAAAGTTGCCGCGGTGAAGAATGATGATAAGAAACTCGAGCGAGTTGACTCAGCTGAATATGAtaaggaggagaagaagaggaaattgaTGAAGTACGAAGATTTACCTGAGTATTTGAAAGATAACGAGTTCATTTTGGATCATTACCGATGCGAATGGCCATTGAAAGACATTTTGTTAAGCCTTTTCTCATTGCACAACGAAACGCTAAACATCTGGAC GCATTTTGGAGGGTTTTTAATATTCGTTGGATTGACGGTGATGAGTTCCATGGAGGAGTTTGGAGTTGGAGGTTTGATCACCAGTTTTTCCAG AGCTCAGGTATCAGGAccgttgatgatgatgatgatgaagaatgaCGTTAACGTCTCTGATAATAATCATAGTAGCATCACTCCG GATTCACACTTAAGGCACATTCCTCAGCCATCTATGTATGAATTGCAGAAAGAAGATAAATATGACTCTATTCCAAAATGGCCCTGGTTTGTTTTCTTGTCTGGTACTATGGGCTGCTTGGTTTGCAGCTCGGTCTCACACCTCTTTGCTTGCCATTCCAGACGCTTTAACCTCTTCTTCTGGCGCCTAGACTATGCTGGCATCTCTCTTATGATAGTCTGCTCCTTCTTTGCACCCATCTATTATGCCTTCTTCTGCCACACATATTCACGGCTCTTTTATCTCACATCCATAACAGTGCTTGGAATCCTTGCCATCATCACTCTGCTAGCACCTGCTCTCTCAGCACCCCGTTTCCGATCCTTTCGAGCTACATTATTCCTCACAATGGGTTTCTCAGGGGTGATCCCGGCAGCACATGCAGTTGCCCTGCACTGGGGCCATCCGCACATATTCGTATCCCTTGGATATGAGCTTGCGATGGCCTTTCTATACGCTGCGGGAGCTGCAGTTTACACTAGCAGAATACCAGAGCGGTGGAAGCCCGGTGCATTTGATATTGCAGGGCACAGCCATCAAATATTTCATGTATTTGTTGTTCTCGGGGCACTTGCTCATGGTGCTGCCACACTAGTGATTATGGATTTTCGCCGGGAAACAGCAACCTGCGGGTATTAG
- the LOC18589035 gene encoding AP2-like ethylene-responsive transcription factor At1g16060, which translates to MGKLSLQNQKNNAQNNNFNNTTSNGVTKVKRTRRSVPRDSPPQRSSIYRGVTRHRWTGRYEAHLWDKYCWNESQNKKGRQVYLGAYDDEEAAAHAYDLAALKYWGQDTILNFSLSTYQKELKEMEDQSREEYIGSLRRKSSGFSRGVSKYRGVARHHHNGRWEARIGRVFGNKYLYLGTYATQEEAATAYDMAAIEYRGLNAVTNFDLSRYIKWLKPNQTNTESNPNPKIESTSTGTTSPTQELNLNFVNNNQLQASNPSDQSLLTQPRPANATSALGLLLQSSKFKEMMEMTSAADHCQLTPAVSEPVPCSFPEDIQTYFGCQDSSSYGDVDDIIFGQLNSFMPPMFQCDFDA; encoded by the exons ATGGGGAAACTATCACTGCAGAACCAGAAAAACAATGcacaaaataataactttaatAATACTACGAGTAATGGTGTTACCAAGGTGAAGAGAACTAGGAGAAGTGTTCCAAGAGACTCACCTCCTCAGCGTAGCTCGATTTATCGAGGGGTCACTAG GCATAGGTGGACAGGTCGATATGAAGCTCATCTATGGGACAAGTATTGCTGGAATGAATCACAAAATAAGAAAGGACGCCAAG TCTACCTTG GTGCttatgatgatgaagaagctgctgCACATGCTTATGATTTAGCAGCACTCAAATACTGGGGTCAAGATACCATTCTTAACTTTTCG TTATCAACATACCAGAAGGAATTGAAAGAAATGGAGGATCAGTCTAGGGAAGAGTATATTGGATCTTTGAGAAG GAAATCTAGTGGTTTCTCTCGGGGAGTTTCTAAATACAGAGGTGTTGCTAG ACATCATCACAATGGGAGATGGGAGGCTCGCATTGGCAGAGTCTTTGGCAACAAGTACCTCTATCTTGGTACATATG CTACACAGGAAGAAGCTGCCACAGCATACGATATGGCTGCGATAGAGTACCGGGGATTAAATGCAGTGACAAACTTTGATTTAAGCCGTTACATCAAATGGCTTAAGCCTAATCAGACCAACACCGAAAGTAACCCTAACCCTAAGATAGAATCTACTTCAACAGGAACAACAAGCCCTACTCAAGAACTTAACCTAAACTTCGTCAACAACAACCAGTTGCAAGCCTCCAACCCTAGTGATCAATCCTTGCTGACTCAGCCACGGCCTGCGAATGCCACTTCAGCCCTAGGGCTTCTTCTTCAATCGTCAAAATTCAAGGAGATGATGGAGATGACTTCGGCTGCTGATCACTGCCAATTGACACCAGCGGTATCTGAACCAGTGCCATGCAGCTTCCCTGAAGACATACAAACTTACTTCGGATGTCAAGATTCGAGCAGTTATGGAGATGttgatgatattatttttggtCAGCTTAACTCCTTCATGCCACCAATGTTTCAATGCGACTTTGATGCCTAG
- the LOC18589033 gene encoding heptahelical transmembrane protein 2 isoform X2, which yields MQNHHHQHRNRKVAAVKNDDKKLERVDSAEYDKEEKKRKLMKYEDLPEYLKDNEFILDHYRCEWPLKDILLSLFSLHNETLNIWTHFGGFLIFVGLTVMSSMEEFGVGGLITSFSSVHLCLNSNAYDLDASVQDSHLRHIPQPSMYELQKEDKYDSIPKWPWFVFLSGTMGCLVCSSVSHLFACHSRRFNLFFWRLDYAGISLMIVCSFFAPIYYAFFCHTYSRLFYLTSITVLGILAIITLLAPALSAPRFRSFRATLFLTMGFSGVIPAAHAVALHWGHPHIFVSLGYELAMAFLYAAGAAVYTSRIPERWKPGAFDIAGHSHQIFHVFVVLGALAHGAATLVIMDFRRETATCGY from the exons AtgcaaaatcatcatcatcaacatcgTAATCGAAAAGTTGCCGCGGTGAAGAATGATGATAAGAAACTCGAGCGAGTTGACTCAGCTGAATATGAtaaggaggagaagaagaggaaattgaTGAAGTACGAAGATTTACCTGAGTATTTGAAAGATAACGAGTTCATTTTGGATCATTACCGATGCGAATGGCCATTGAAAGACATTTTGTTAAGCCTTTTCTCATTGCACAACGAAACGCTAAACATCTGGAC GCATTTTGGAGGGTTTTTAATATTCGTTGGATTGACGGTGATGAGTTCCATGGAGGAGTTTGGAGTTGGAGGTTTGATCACCAGTTTTTCCAG TGTTCATTTGTGCTT GAACTCTAATGCGTATGATTTGGATGCTTCCGTGCAGGATTCACACTTAAGGCACATTCCTCAGCCATCTATGTATGAATTGCAGAAAGAAGATAAATATGACTCTATTCCAAAATGGCCCTGGTTTGTTTTCTTGTCTGGTACTATGGGCTGCTTGGTTTGCAGCTCGGTCTCACACCTCTTTGCTTGCCATTCCAGACGCTTTAACCTCTTCTTCTGGCGCCTAGACTATGCTGGCATCTCTCTTATGATAGTCTGCTCCTTCTTTGCACCCATCTATTATGCCTTCTTCTGCCACACATATTCACGGCTCTTTTATCTCACATCCATAACAGTGCTTGGAATCCTTGCCATCATCACTCTGCTAGCACCTGCTCTCTCAGCACCCCGTTTCCGATCCTTTCGAGCTACATTATTCCTCACAATGGGTTTCTCAGGGGTGATCCCGGCAGCACATGCAGTTGCCCTGCACTGGGGCCATCCGCACATATTCGTATCCCTTGGATATGAGCTTGCGATGGCCTTTCTATACGCTGCGGGAGCTGCAGTTTACACTAGCAGAATACCAGAGCGGTGGAAGCCCGGTGCATTTGATATTGCAGGGCACAGCCATCAAATATTTCATGTATTTGTTGTTCTCGGGGCACTTGCTCATGGTGCTGCCACACTAGTGATTATGGATTTTCGCCGGGAAACAGCAACCTGCGGGTATTAG